One stretch of Streptomyces hygroscopicus DNA includes these proteins:
- a CDS encoding Urease accessory protein UreG, whose product MHDPTQVRGSHHHHDHDELIRRPKDGVLRVGIAGPVGSGKTALIEALVPVLIARGRTPAVITNDIYTTEDAAHVRRTLDGILAADRIVGVETGACPHTAVRDDPTMNQAAADELLERFPEVDTLLFESGGDNLTLTFSPALVDLFLFVLDTAEGDKMPRKRGPGITECELLVINKIDIAQYVRCDLDRMESDAHHVRQGRPVVLTNSLTGEGLDTIADFLLSQEAARQIGQEAASA is encoded by the coding sequence ATGCACGACCCCACACAGGTCCGAGGCTCCCACCACCACCATGACCACGACGAGTTGATCCGGCGCCCGAAGGACGGCGTGCTGCGCGTCGGCATCGCCGGGCCGGTCGGCTCCGGCAAGACCGCGCTGATCGAGGCGCTCGTCCCGGTGCTGATCGCCCGCGGCCGGACTCCCGCCGTCATCACCAACGACATCTACACCACGGAGGACGCCGCCCATGTGCGGCGCACCCTGGACGGGATCCTCGCAGCGGACCGCATCGTCGGTGTCGAGACCGGAGCCTGCCCGCACACCGCGGTCCGGGACGACCCGACGATGAACCAGGCCGCGGCCGACGAGCTCCTGGAGCGCTTCCCCGAGGTGGACACGCTGCTCTTCGAGAGCGGCGGCGACAACTTGACGCTCACCTTCAGCCCGGCACTCGTCGACCTCTTCCTGTTCGTGCTGGACACCGCGGAGGGCGACAAGATGCCCCGCAAGCGGGGTCCGGGCATCACCGAGTGCGAGCTGCTCGTCATCAACAAGATCGACATCGCCCAGTATGTGCGATGCGACCTGGACCGGATGGAGTCGGACGCCCATCACGTCCGGCAGGGCCGGCCAGTGGTGCTCACCAACTCCCTGACCGGAGAGGGCCTGGACACCATC